The Myxococcota bacterium genome has a segment encoding these proteins:
- a CDS encoding pseudouridine synthase, translating to MTARRKRRVPAARTAAPDGAVRLQKLLALAGFGSRRACEKLVEEGRVTVDGRVATLGDAADPVRQRVALDGERLELDRPSYWVVNKPRGVLTTLRDPEGRRTVMALVPAAAGRVFPVGRLDADTEGLLLLTNDGAMAHALLHPSLGSEREYVVVAKGELGDAARGRLERGVRLEDGPTAPARVEAAHYDPESDTTRLRLVLREGRKRQIRRSLIALGHPVKRLERVRMGPLRLGRLERGAARALRADEVERLRAHCRALARGRAGGGSDGYDERGERAAHDGKPGSRERRARPAPPRHRATARARRARSGRSAPPDRRARRNRRARADRSARPDRSARRDRRARADRSARRTARAAGGGLRPAARRRRSTPPRERAPLRRRARGRACGRTPRRRRARGRERRRARRAGAAGRGVVRRVAESSSAPRRAQLPNTRRSSSVVRAAGSRRIFASSSASVR from the coding sequence ATGACGGCCAGGCGAAAGCGCCGGGTGCCCGCCGCGCGGACGGCGGCGCCCGACGGAGCGGTCCGTCTGCAGAAGCTCCTCGCGCTCGCGGGCTTCGGCTCGCGGCGCGCGTGCGAGAAGCTCGTCGAGGAAGGGCGCGTCACGGTCGACGGCCGCGTCGCGACGCTCGGCGACGCGGCGGACCCGGTGCGTCAGCGCGTCGCGCTCGACGGCGAGCGCCTCGAGCTCGACCGCCCGTCGTACTGGGTCGTCAACAAGCCGCGCGGTGTGCTGACGACGCTGCGCGATCCGGAAGGCCGCCGCACGGTGATGGCGCTCGTGCCCGCGGCGGCCGGACGCGTGTTCCCCGTCGGCCGGCTCGACGCCGACACCGAAGGCCTCCTGCTGCTCACCAACGACGGCGCGATGGCGCACGCGCTGCTGCACCCGTCGCTCGGGAGCGAGCGCGAGTACGTCGTCGTGGCGAAGGGCGAGCTCGGCGATGCGGCGCGCGGGCGGCTCGAGCGCGGTGTGCGTCTCGAAGACGGCCCGACGGCGCCCGCGCGCGTCGAGGCCGCGCACTACGACCCCGAGAGCGACACGACGCGCCTGCGTCTCGTGCTGCGCGAGGGTCGCAAGCGACAGATCCGCCGCAGCCTGATCGCGCTCGGGCATCCCGTGAAGCGGCTCGAGCGCGTGCGCATGGGGCCGCTGCGGCTCGGCCGGCTCGAGCGCGGCGCGGCGCGCGCGCTGCGAGCCGACGAGGTGGAGCGCCTGCGCGCGCACTGTCGCGCGCTCGCGCGCGGGCGCGCGGGCGGCGGGAGCGACGGGTACGACGAGCGCGGCGAGCGCGCCGCGCACGACGGGAAGCCCGGGAGCCGGGAGCGGCGCGCGCGGCCCGCACCGCCGCGGCACCGGGCGACTGCGCGCGCCCGTCGCGCCCGCAGCGGGCGAAGCGCGCCGCCCGACCGGCGCGCGCGACGCAACCGGCGCGCACGGGCCGACCGGAGCGCACGGCCCGACCGGAGCGCGCGACGCGACCGGCGCGCGCGGGCCGACCGGAGCGCGAGAAGGACAGCGCGAGCGGCCGGGGGAGGCCTTCGGCCGGCGGCGCGGCGTCGCCGAAGCACCCCGCCGCGCGAAAGGGCCCCGCTGCGGCGACGGGCGCGCGGAAGGGCGTGCGGAAGAACTCCGCGTCGCCGAAGGGCGCGCGGACGGGAGCGCCGAAGGGCGCGCCGCGCGGGCGCGGCCGGCCGCGGAGTCGTTAGGCGCGTCGCGGAGTCGTCGAGCGCGCCGCGGCGCGCTCAGCTCCCGAACACGCGTCGCAGCAGCTCGGTCGTGCGCGCGGCCGGGTCGCGCCGGATCTTCGCCTCCTCGAGCGCGAGCGTGCGGTAG
- a CDS encoding SOS response-associated peptidase, with amino-acid sequence MCGRYTLSSRAEDIARAFEAELAPAEATDAARAFALPRYNVAPAQPAPVVRATGDGRRLVAAHRFGLVPAWADDPRVGARMINARAETAAEKPAFRAALRQRRCIVPMTGFYEWPRARRGGRARAPTWFHPPERGGAGAALWAAAGLWEEWRGPDGGALATFAILTTSANEVVARVHDRMPVLLDGAGVQRWLDRRIDDARALAPLLAPWPADDTAERRVSPRVNDARAEGPELLLEDAPRPSAQGSLFD; translated from the coding sequence GTGTGCGGTCGCTACACGCTGTCGAGCCGCGCCGAGGACATCGCGCGCGCCTTCGAGGCCGAGCTCGCGCCGGCCGAGGCGACCGACGCCGCGCGCGCCTTCGCGCTTCCCCGCTACAACGTCGCACCCGCGCAGCCGGCGCCCGTCGTGCGCGCGACGGGCGACGGGCGCCGCCTCGTCGCCGCGCACCGCTTCGGGCTCGTGCCCGCGTGGGCGGACGACCCGCGCGTCGGGGCCCGCATGATCAACGCGCGCGCCGAGACCGCGGCCGAGAAGCCGGCGTTCCGCGCGGCGCTCCGCCAGCGCCGCTGCATCGTGCCGATGACCGGCTTCTACGAGTGGCCGCGCGCGCGCCGCGGCGGCCGGGCGAGAGCGCCGACGTGGTTCCACCCGCCGGAGCGCGGCGGCGCGGGCGCCGCGCTGTGGGCGGCCGCCGGGCTGTGGGAGGAGTGGCGCGGCCCGGACGGCGGTGCGCTCGCCACGTTCGCGATCCTGACGACGAGCGCCAACGAGGTCGTCGCGCGCGTGCACGACCGGATGCCGGTGCTGCTCGACGGCGCCGGCGTGCAGCGCTGGCTCGACCGCCGCATCGACGACGCGCGCGCGCTCGCGCCGCTCCTCGCGCCGTGGCCCGCGGACGACACCGCCGAGCGCCGCGTCTCGCCGCGCGTCAACGACGCGCGCGCCGAGGGGCCGGAGCTGCTGCTCGAGGACGCGCCGCGACCGAGCGCGCAGGGCTCGCTCTTCGACTGA
- a CDS encoding DUF4197 domain-containing protein encodes MTPPRRARTTLRTCAAAGVAIALAGLAAACAELGPLADATSPIFDAVLGPAGAGAASDERTVADGLREALRVGSERSVARVSQPGGFASNPLLRIALPDEWTRAANALRGVGLGKPVDDLEAGMNRAAETASAEATAVLWDAVRGITIQDAFAILRGSDDAATTYFRGRTETTLRARFEPVVTSAMQKVGVYQAVRDFTAPIERLPLVSVPSLDLEAHVTQRTLDGLYRTLALEEAKIRRDPAARTTELLRRVFGS; translated from the coding sequence ATGACACCGCCGCGCCGCGCGAGAACCACGCTCCGCACCTGCGCCGCGGCCGGGGTCGCGATCGCACTCGCAGGGCTCGCCGCGGCCTGCGCCGAGCTCGGCCCGCTCGCCGACGCGACGAGCCCGATCTTCGACGCCGTGCTCGGGCCCGCAGGCGCGGGCGCCGCGAGCGACGAGCGCACCGTCGCCGACGGCCTGCGCGAGGCGCTCCGCGTCGGCAGCGAGCGCAGCGTCGCGCGCGTGTCGCAGCCGGGCGGCTTCGCGAGCAACCCGCTGCTGCGCATCGCGCTTCCCGACGAGTGGACGCGCGCGGCGAACGCGCTGCGCGGCGTCGGCCTCGGCAAGCCCGTCGACGACCTCGAAGCCGGCATGAACCGCGCCGCCGAGACGGCGAGCGCGGAGGCGACGGCGGTGCTGTGGGACGCCGTCCGCGGCATCACCATCCAGGACGCGTTCGCCATCCTGCGCGGCAGCGACGACGCCGCGACCACCTACTTCCGCGGCCGCACCGAGACCACGCTGCGCGCGCGCTTCGAGCCCGTCGTGACCTCGGCGATGCAGAAGGTCGGCGTCTACCAGGCGGTGCGCGACTTCACCGCGCCCATCGAGCGGCTCCCGCTCGTCAGCGTTCCGTCGCTCGACCTCGAGGCGCACGTCACGCAGCGCACGCTCGACGGGCTCTACCGCACGCTCGCGCTCGAGGAGGCGAAGATCCGGCGCGACCCGGCCGCGCGCACGACCGAGCTGCTGCGACGCGTGTTCGGGAGCTGA
- the scpB gene encoding SMC-Scp complex subunit ScpB — MDRDEQRRIVEALVLASPEPISAARLAEIVPYLKPAKVKDLLNELNTAYQEQDRAFEIWEVAGGYQIRTRAEFSGYLQKLQRQRPLRLSRAALETLSIVAYRQPATRAEIEDVRGVECGPVLKSLLDRHLIRIAGHREVPGRPMVYGTTRRFLEVFGLDSLKDLPALRELDELAREQGLVPTDAAEDDAAEDDAVAEAVAGAPEVAGDASGAVVDDDAGAADEDAADEDWRGPEIVVAGVPIADGDDASDGDDASDDDDAFDDDDTD, encoded by the coding sequence GTGGATCGCGACGAACAGCGACGCATCGTGGAGGCGCTCGTGCTGGCCTCGCCCGAGCCGATCAGCGCGGCGCGCCTGGCGGAGATCGTTCCCTATCTGAAGCCCGCGAAGGTGAAGGACCTCCTGAACGAGCTGAACACGGCCTATCAGGAGCAGGACCGCGCCTTCGAGATCTGGGAGGTCGCGGGCGGCTACCAGATCCGCACGCGCGCCGAGTTCTCGGGCTACCTGCAGAAGCTCCAGCGCCAGCGGCCGCTGCGCCTGTCGCGCGCCGCGCTCGAGACGCTGTCGATCGTCGCCTACCGGCAGCCGGCGACGCGCGCCGAGATCGAGGACGTGCGCGGGGTCGAGTGCGGGCCCGTGCTGAAGAGCCTGCTCGACCGCCACCTGATCCGCATCGCGGGCCATCGCGAGGTGCCGGGGCGTCCGATGGTCTACGGGACGACGCGCCGCTTCCTCGAGGTCTTCGGGCTCGACTCGCTGAAGGATCTCCCCGCGCTGCGCGAGCTCGACGAGCTCGCGCGCGAGCAGGGCCTCGTCCCGACCGACGCGGCCGAGGACGACGCGGCCGAGGACGACGCCGTCGCGGAGGCGGTCGCGGGCGCGCCCGAGGTCGCCGGCGACGCCAGCGGAGCCGTCGTCGACGACGACGCCGGCGCGGCCGACGAGGACGCGGCCGACGAGGACTGGCGCGGGCCGGAGATCGTCGTCGCCGGCGTGCCGATCGCCGACGGCGACGACGCGTCCGACGGCGACGATGCGTCCGACGACGACGACGCGTTCGACGACGACGACACGGACTAG
- a CDS encoding segregation/condensation protein A translates to MSSSGESQSDLVVVRDGAIGTAGAYAVKLEVFEGPLDLLLHLIRQNEVEITDIPVARIADQYLDYLEMMRELQLDVAGEYLVMAATLAWIKSRMLLPPDGTTDEDEGLDPRAELVARLLEYQRFKEAAELLGRRRLLGRDVFEAQGAEPEPVPEAEREIEVGLFDLLEAFRHVLDRADAEPTVHAVELEVEEFTVRERVIAIMEKMERAGTIEFTQIFERDDGRPPTRQIVVASFLAILELARLEAIRIFQSLGERGSPEGPIRLRLVADDRRTLPHWRERISDLM, encoded by the coding sequence TTGAGCTCGAGCGGCGAGTCCCAGAGCGATCTCGTGGTCGTGCGCGATGGCGCGATCGGCACGGCCGGTGCGTATGCGGTCAAGCTCGAGGTGTTCGAGGGGCCGCTCGACCTGCTGCTGCACCTGATCCGGCAGAACGAGGTCGAGATCACGGACATCCCGGTCGCGCGCATCGCCGACCAGTACCTCGACTACCTCGAGATGATGCGCGAGCTGCAGCTCGACGTGGCGGGCGAGTACCTCGTGATGGCGGCGACGCTCGCGTGGATCAAGTCGCGCATGCTGCTGCCGCCCGACGGCACGACCGACGAGGACGAGGGGCTCGATCCGCGCGCGGAGCTCGTCGCGCGGCTGCTCGAGTACCAGCGCTTCAAGGAGGCGGCCGAGCTGCTCGGGCGGCGGCGCCTGCTCGGGCGCGACGTGTTCGAGGCGCAGGGCGCCGAGCCCGAGCCGGTGCCCGAGGCCGAGCGCGAGATCGAGGTCGGGCTCTTCGACCTGCTCGAGGCCTTCCGGCACGTGCTCGACCGCGCCGACGCGGAGCCGACGGTGCACGCGGTCGAGCTCGAGGTCGAGGAGTTCACGGTCCGCGAGCGCGTCATCGCGATCATGGAGAAGATGGAGCGCGCGGGCACGATCGAGTTCACGCAGATCTTCGAGCGCGACGACGGGCGGCCGCCGACGCGGCAGATCGTCGTCGCGAGCTTCCTCGCGATCCTCGAGCTCGCGCGGCTCGAGGCGATCCGGATCTTCCAGAGCCTCGGCGAGCGCGGCAGCCCGGAGGGCCCCATCCGCCTGCGGCTCGTCGCGGACGACCGCCGCACGCTCCCGCACTGGCGCGAGCGCATCTCGGACCTGATGTAG
- a CDS encoding glutathione S-transferase family protein translates to MGLLVDGVWKDRWYDTASTGGRFVRTESQFREWVRADGSTRFAPEAGRYHLYVSLACPWAHRTLIYRKLAGLEDAIPLSVVDPLMGENGWVFSEAPGAIPDVVHGSRFLHEVYTRADARYTGRVTVPVLWDREHETIVNNESSEIIRMLGGEFDALATTRVDFYPEPLRAEIDDVNAFVYPRINNGVYRCGFATTQDAYEEAFAALFEALDHLEERLARRRYLVGDRITEADWRLFTTLIRFDAVYVGHFKCNLRRIADYPHLSGYLRELYQVPGIADTVDFSHIKQHYYRSHATINPTGVVPVGPDLDLDRPHGRGAIGG, encoded by the coding sequence ATGGGATTGCTGGTCGACGGAGTCTGGAAGGATCGCTGGTACGACACCGCGTCGACGGGCGGCCGGTTCGTCCGCACCGAGAGCCAGTTCCGCGAGTGGGTGCGGGCCGATGGCTCGACGCGCTTCGCGCCCGAGGCGGGCCGCTACCACCTCTACGTCTCGCTCGCGTGTCCGTGGGCGCACCGCACGCTGATCTACCGCAAGCTCGCCGGCCTCGAGGACGCGATCCCGCTCTCGGTCGTCGACCCCTTGATGGGCGAGAACGGCTGGGTCTTCTCGGAGGCGCCGGGCGCGATTCCCGACGTCGTGCACGGAAGCCGCTTCCTGCACGAGGTCTACACGCGCGCCGACGCCCGCTACACGGGCCGCGTGACCGTGCCCGTGCTCTGGGATCGCGAGCACGAGACCATCGTCAACAACGAGTCGAGCGAGATCATCCGCATGCTGGGCGGCGAGTTCGACGCCCTCGCGACCACGCGCGTCGACTTCTACCCCGAGCCACTGCGCGCCGAGATCGACGACGTGAACGCCTTCGTCTACCCGCGCATCAACAACGGCGTCTACCGCTGTGGCTTCGCGACGACGCAGGACGCCTACGAGGAGGCCTTCGCCGCGCTCTTCGAGGCCCTCGACCACCTCGAGGAGCGTCTCGCCCGACGGCGCTACCTCGTCGGCGACCGCATCACCGAAGCGGACTGGCGGCTCTTCACGACGTTGATCCGCTTCGATGCCGTCTACGTCGGGCACTTCAAGTGCAACCTGCGCCGGATCGCGGACTACCCGCACCTGTCGGGCTACCTGCGCGAGCTCTACCAGGTGCCGGGCATCGCCGACACCGTCGACTTCTCCCACATCAAGCAGCACTACTACCGCAGCCACGCGACCATCAACCCGACCGGCGTCGTGCCCGTCGGCCCCGATCTCGACCTCGACCGTCCCCACGGCCGCGGCGCGATCGGAGGCTGA
- a CDS encoding NAD(P)/FAD-dependent oxidoreductase, translating into MIAEHDVLVLGAGNAGIAAAGAAAAAGQRVLVVEARDVGGVCPLRGCVPKKVLVAAAQVLDAIARAGTHRIAVGAPVLDWPGLIERERTFVEGVPEQLEKSLADRGIALLRGRARFTGRREVSVAGERHAAGKIVVATGSTPRSLPIPGAEHLVTSDALLELPALPESITFVGAGVIAFEFAHVLARAGSRVTLLEVAPRVLPTLDPDATDRLAALTRELGVRIETSVAIDGIERRGDGYAIRYRSGGASAVARSECAANGAGRVADLAGLDLAAAGITLEGGRVELDAYLRSVENPDVFFAGDAIPGRPQLSPLATYEGRVVGHNLTHDALEPARYGHQPAAVYTVPALATVGWSEAAAREAGFDFDVRTHDMTGWRSARTHGETAAWAKVLVEKGSGRILGAHLVGHGAEETIHAFAIAVEKGMPASELAERVYAYPTFHADIKYMVS; encoded by the coding sequence ATGATCGCCGAGCACGACGTCCTGGTCCTGGGAGCCGGAAACGCGGGAATCGCGGCCGCCGGCGCGGCCGCCGCCGCGGGGCAGCGGGTCCTCGTGGTGGAGGCGCGCGACGTGGGCGGCGTGTGCCCGCTGCGCGGCTGCGTGCCCAAGAAGGTCCTCGTGGCCGCGGCGCAGGTGCTCGACGCGATCGCGCGAGCGGGCACGCATCGCATCGCGGTGGGCGCGCCCGTGCTCGACTGGCCCGGCCTGATCGAGCGCGAGCGGACCTTCGTCGAGGGCGTTCCCGAGCAGCTCGAGAAGAGCCTGGCGGATCGTGGAATCGCGCTCCTGCGCGGCCGCGCGCGCTTCACGGGTCGCCGCGAGGTCTCGGTCGCCGGCGAGCGCCACGCGGCCGGGAAGATCGTCGTGGCGACCGGCTCGACGCCGCGTTCGCTGCCGATCCCGGGAGCCGAGCACCTCGTCACGAGCGACGCGCTGCTCGAGCTCCCGGCGCTCCCCGAGTCGATCACCTTCGTCGGGGCGGGCGTGATCGCCTTCGAGTTCGCGCACGTGCTGGCGCGCGCGGGCTCGCGGGTCACACTGCTCGAGGTCGCGCCGCGCGTGCTCCCGACGCTCGATCCGGACGCCACCGACCGGCTCGCCGCGCTCACCCGCGAGCTCGGCGTGCGCATCGAGACGTCCGTCGCGATCGACGGCATCGAGAGGCGCGGCGACGGCTACGCGATCCGGTACCGCAGCGGTGGCGCGAGCGCCGTCGCTCGCAGCGAGTGCGCGGCGAACGGCGCGGGTCGCGTCGCGGATCTCGCCGGGCTCGACCTCGCGGCGGCCGGCATCACGCTCGAAGGAGGCCGCGTCGAGCTCGATGCGTACCTGCGCAGCGTCGAGAACCCGGACGTCTTCTTCGCCGGAGACGCGATCCCCGGTCGGCCGCAGCTCTCGCCGCTCGCGACGTACGAGGGCCGCGTGGTCGGGCACAACCTCACGCACGACGCGCTCGAGCCCGCGCGCTACGGCCATCAGCCGGCGGCCGTCTACACCGTGCCGGCGCTCGCGACGGTCGGGTGGAGCGAGGCGGCCGCGCGCGAGGCCGGCTTCGACTTCGACGTCCGGACGCACGACATGACGGGCTGGCGCTCGGCGCGCACGCACGGCGAGACGGCGGCGTGGGCGAAGGTGCTCGTCGAGAAGGGGAGCGGTCGCATCCTCGGCGCGCACCTGGTCGGCCACGGCGCGGAGGAGACCATCCACGCCTTCGCGATCGCGGTCGAGAAGGGGATGCCCGCGTCGGAGCTCGCCGAGCGCGTCTACGCCTATCCGACGTTCCACGCCGACATCAAGTACATGGTGTCGTGA
- a CDS encoding sodium:solute symporter family protein produces MTLGTLGLAALGVYLVALLVLAELARRARRDHTPSDHFLAGRELGAFVLFLTLYATAYSGNSLLGYPGAAYRRGYSFVMSTGFMMAIIVVFHALVPKLRPLSVRHAFVTPCDYVRLRFEGERGARALALAIGALMAVALANFLLAQLKAMGEVAAIVTDGAIPYAWGVAGLALLILFYETRGGMRAVAWTDAAQGVLMFVGLGALLAWLLGDAGGLASVTRDVARVRPQAVLVPSATTQANWFSTIGLLGIGSVLYPQAIQRIYAARSGAALRASFALMTFMPLATTLVVTLIGIAAIARLEGVPDVDADQVMPLVLGHWAEAGPAAMAGAVAVFLGALAAIMSTADSCLLSLGAVVARDLLGGEGADARTTRVGKAIAAAVLVAMVPLALDRDTTLWRLIELKMELLVQCAPAFLLGLHWRGLRAAPALAGVAAGTVFAVGLTLAGVALVGGVHVGMIGLALNAAIAVAGSAAGAPRALAARA; encoded by the coding sequence ATGACGCTCGGAACGCTCGGGCTCGCCGCGCTCGGCGTCTACCTCGTCGCGCTGCTCGTGCTCGCCGAGCTCGCGCGCCGCGCGCGGCGCGACCACACGCCGAGCGACCACTTCCTCGCCGGCCGCGAGCTCGGCGCGTTCGTCCTCTTCCTCACGCTCTACGCCACCGCCTACAGCGGCAACTCGCTGCTCGGCTACCCGGGCGCCGCCTATCGACGCGGCTACTCGTTCGTGATGTCGACGGGCTTCATGATGGCGATCATCGTCGTCTTCCACGCGCTCGTCCCGAAGCTGCGGCCGCTGTCGGTGCGCCACGCGTTCGTGACGCCGTGCGACTACGTGCGGCTGCGCTTCGAGGGCGAGCGCGGCGCGCGGGCGCTCGCGCTCGCGATCGGCGCGCTGATGGCCGTCGCGCTCGCGAACTTCCTGCTCGCGCAGCTGAAGGCGATGGGCGAGGTCGCGGCGATCGTGACCGACGGCGCGATTCCCTACGCCTGGGGCGTCGCGGGCCTCGCGCTGCTGATCCTCTTCTACGAGACGCGCGGCGGCATGCGCGCGGTCGCGTGGACGGACGCCGCGCAGGGCGTGCTGATGTTCGTCGGGCTCGGCGCGCTCCTCGCGTGGCTGCTCGGCGACGCGGGCGGCCTCGCCTCGGTGACGCGCGACGTCGCGCGCGTGCGGCCGCAGGCCGTGCTCGTTCCGAGCGCGACGACGCAGGCGAACTGGTTCAGCACGATCGGTCTGCTCGGCATCGGGAGCGTGCTCTACCCGCAGGCCATCCAGCGCATCTACGCCGCGCGCAGCGGCGCCGCGCTGCGCGCCTCGTTCGCGCTCATGACGTTCATGCCGCTCGCCACGACGCTGGTCGTCACGCTGATCGGCATCGCGGCGATCGCGCGGCTCGAAGGCGTGCCCGACGTCGACGCCGACCAGGTGATGCCGCTCGTGCTCGGGCACTGGGCGGAGGCCGGGCCGGCGGCGATGGCGGGCGCGGTGGCGGTCTTCCTCGGCGCGCTCGCCGCGATCATGTCGACCGCGGATTCGTGCCTGCTCTCGCTCGGCGCGGTCGTCGCGCGCGACCTGCTCGGCGGCGAGGGCGCCGACGCGCGCACGACGCGCGTCGGGAAGGCGATCGCCGCGGCGGTGCTGGTCGCGATGGTGCCGCTCGCGCTCGATCGCGACACGACACTGTGGCGGCTGATCGAGCTCAAGATGGAGCTGCTCGTGCAGTGCGCGCCCGCGTTCCTGCTCGGGCTCCACTGGCGCGGGCTGCGGGCGGCGCCCGCGCTCGCCGGGGTCGCCGCGGGCACGGTGTTCGCGGTCGGGCTCACGCTCGCGGGTGTCGCCCTCGTCGGCGGTGTGCACGTCGGGATGATCGGGCTCGCGCTGAACGCGGCGATCGCGGTGGCGGGGAGCGCCGCGGGCGCGCCGCGCGCACTCGCCGCGCGCGCGTGA
- a CDS encoding DUF368 domain-containing protein, translated as MTAERAPSSDVHHALSEPTLPLPLLLVRSAIGGVLMGLANLVPGISGGTMLLAAGVYPAFIGAIAELTTLRVRTRSIATIAGIVGAAAVAILLLAGPMKQLVVEQRWVMYSLFIGLTLGGVPLVWRLARPATGGVWAGAAVAFGLMLLMQLGGDGSRSGDHSTPLLFVSGLAGASAMILPGVSGGYLLLLLGQYETILGSIDDVKRALLGDAGFDLALLLDAMHVVVPVGIGVVLGVVGVSNLLKWLLDRHAKPTLGALLGLLFGAVVGLWPFQTPVAPKPGDVVEGRVVTLENAAEIDVEDWALEGFDPNAGQVAGSLALVLGGLGATLAIARLGGGEEA; from the coding sequence ATGACCGCCGAACGCGCGCCGTCGTCCGACGTCCATCACGCCCTCTCCGAGCCGACCCTCCCGCTTCCGCTGCTGCTCGTGCGGTCCGCGATCGGCGGCGTCCTGATGGGCCTCGCCAATCTCGTGCCCGGCATCAGCGGCGGCACGATGCTGCTCGCGGCCGGCGTGTATCCCGCGTTCATCGGCGCGATCGCCGAGCTCACGACGCTGCGCGTGCGCACGCGCAGCATCGCGACGATCGCGGGCATCGTCGGCGCCGCGGCCGTCGCCATCCTGCTGCTCGCGGGGCCGATGAAGCAGCTCGTCGTCGAGCAGCGCTGGGTGATGTACAGCCTGTTCATCGGGCTCACGCTCGGCGGCGTGCCGCTCGTGTGGCGCCTCGCGCGGCCGGCGACCGGCGGCGTGTGGGCCGGCGCGGCGGTCGCCTTCGGTCTGATGCTGCTGATGCAGCTCGGCGGCGACGGGTCGCGAAGCGGCGACCACAGCACGCCGCTGCTCTTCGTGTCCGGGCTCGCCGGCGCCTCGGCGATGATCCTTCCCGGCGTCAGCGGCGGGTACCTGCTGCTGCTGCTCGGCCAGTACGAGACGATCCTCGGCTCGATCGACGACGTGAAGCGCGCGCTCCTCGGCGACGCGGGCTTCGACCTGGCGCTGCTCCTCGACGCGATGCACGTCGTCGTTCCCGTCGGCATCGGCGTCGTGCTCGGCGTCGTCGGCGTCAGCAACCTGCTCAAGTGGCTGCTCGATCGTCACGCGAAGCCCACACTCGGCGCGCTGCTCGGCCTCCTGTTCGGCGCCGTGGTCGGACTCTGGCCCTTCCAGACGCCGGTCGCGCCGAAGCCCGGCGACGTCGTCGAGGGCCGCGTCGTCACGCTCGAGAACGCGGCGGAGATCGACGTCGAAGACTGGGCGCTCGAGGGCTTCGACCCGAACGCCGGACAGGTCGCGGGATCGCTCGCGCTCGTGCTCGGCGGGCTCGGCGCGACGCTCGCGATCGCGCGGCTCGGCGGCGGCGAAGAGGCCTGA